The Panicum hallii strain FIL2 chromosome 5, PHallii_v3.1, whole genome shotgun sequence genome contains the following window.
GCGAGGACAGGGGTTGCTGCCGGCCGAGGCCGGCAGACGACGACGACTACAGGCCGCCAGACGAAGACGACTTCTACGTGCGCATCGAGAGCCCGGACCATCTGTTCAAGTGCGTCCGGTGCCGCGACCTGCTCTCCTCTCCCGTCTACGAGGTGGCCCATCGATCCAAACCATGCCTTATTACTATTTTTAGATTTCTTCCTCATCTTCCCTGACCGTCGTGTCATCGTCGTCGATTTGCAGTGCGCCGCGGGGCACGTCACCTGCGCTACCTGCCACGACTCTGCcaacggcggcgggggcggcgaccACAAGTGCAGCCACTGCGGCTCGTCGGACTACACCCCCAGCCGCGCCGTGGCCGACTGGCTGAGGTCCGTCCGGTTCTCGTGCCCGAACTACGGGCACGGCTGCCCGTCCTTCCTCCCGAGGCACGAGATGGAGGCCGCTCACGAGGGCACCTGCCGCTACGCGCCGATCTTCTGCCCCGACCGGAGCTGCTACTTCGACGGCTGCCCGCCGGACGAGCTCGAGCGCCACCTCACGACGCGCCACGCCTGGAACGTCGTCAGCTTCCGCTACGGCCAGCCGTTCAGCGTGCGCGTCCAGCCGTCGCGGTCCTTGCTCCGCGCCGAGGACGGCGAGATCTTCCACCTCCGCTCCGAGCTGGCGCGTGGCGGCACCGCGCTGTCCATGATCCGCATCCGCCCCGAGaacgcggccgcggcggagtTCACCTACGAGCTgaagacgccggcggcggcggggctgcaGCATCGGATGCAGATGCAGTCGACGGTGTGGGCCACGTCGCTGGGGCACGGGGCGGAGGACGCCAACCCCGTCAGCGTCACGGTGCCGGACGACATGTTCCCGCTTGAAGGCCCCGAGCAAGACTCCGTCGAGGTGCGCGTCCACAAGGTGGCGcctgcccctgcccctgccAGGGACAACTAGTTTGGCCATGTTTAGCACGGATCATCTCGCATGATTCATCGATTTTTTCTCTCAATCTACACATATAGAAACTTAAATATTTAAGTTAGGTCCAGTTTGAAACACGTTGAAACTTTAAAATTTCTTCAATTCATGTGAGAATTCAAATGTCTCATCAAATTCCTATTGTGCAAATGCACACTTGTTTCAAACTTATATCAGTTTTTTTTTCCCACGTTTGTAGTTAAAAGCCAATTTGTCAAACTGATATCTTTTTTTATGTGTATTCCAATTTCTGTCCAAATTTCTTTCATCACACACTGCTAAGGGGAAAAAATGATAGTATGCCCGTTAGGATTGTTCTGGTTCTAACCTGAATTCAGAACTTCCAAATCGAAATACTGTAACACAACTACTCAAATTTCTAACATTCAGGTTGCAAAGGAAAAACTAATCATGAAATCGGAATTCTTAGCTAGACAGGTTATTCGAAAGTCTCAATGGAACAATTCTTTTCAGTGAATGAAGGATTATCTTGCCAAACAATATTTTTTGTTCCAAACCGTGTTCAGAAACTTCCAACTCTGATTGAAATATCATGAAACTTAAAACAAAATTCAAATTCCTAAATTTCGGTTGTAAGGGAAACTTAATCACAAAATTGAAATTACAAATTAGAAAGATAGAATAGCACTTCTATAACATAGAAAAAAGTTGTCTATGGTACCAACCTCATGCGTAGGAGATCGGCTTACAATATTAGAGCTACAACTTATCCATCCTCCTGCTTCGCTTTCACACTGTCAGTAGGAGGTAGGGTGACTCTTTGTGGTCTAGTTTCCACAAAAACCGACCAAACTACAATAGAATTAGCACATTTCCCACCAAACAAATATAATCTAGAACGAGGTTTAAATACCAAATTGTTAAAAATAAAATCAGCCTAGACCAATACCAGCTTTAAATCATAGACTATCCAATTCGCACTAGATAAATATATTGGTACTGTCTAATAGGTGGTCTCATGATATGGCACGTAATCTTAAGACGATCAACAAAAAATCTCTATAGTGGGTTGTCCTTTAAATTGTCACATATAGTAATTGCCCAATTCCTCAATTTGTACataaataaaggaacattatgaGTTGTATGACTAACAACACGGGTAATTGTGAGAAAGTGATGAATCCCTTCGCGTAATAACTATCTATTATCTCTTCATCCTATTTCGAAAGAGCGCAACAGCAGGTTGTTTAATCGACGATCACATACTGTCTTGGAGGTGTTGGACTATCAAATCAAAGATCCTCCTCTGGGTGCAGGCCGGCGCAGCTAGGTTAGGTTGTCTTAGGAGTGAGTAGTACTTATTGTTGTAAACTTAGGCCATTGTTCTTTGGAATCATGGAGTTTCGCCGAAGTGGTCTTGGAAGGGTGTTCCAATTTGTAAAACTTTAAAGTTTTTTCTCCTTCCGCAGCTCTCCTTCATATTCGAGGAAAAAATACTACTTACATGTATTAAAATCGATTTTTATTAATTGATATGAAAAGGTGGCAAATCATACGCGTTGGCGTGTTGTGACCAGCATCAATCCGTTGAGCATGGCGTTGCCGTCACTGGGTCTTTTAGGCTATGGCGGGCTGTGAAGAGAGGGCCATAGCCGATAAGAGGCCCACATCTACAGGGCAGCTAAGCCATTTAGCGTCAAGAGCACCAACTTGTCCGACGGGATGCTGTCGGACTCGGACTCTCGGAGGTCGTCCCGCTCGTGCTGCCCGATCCTTCTAGCCGGTGGCTAGCCAGGGGCGGCgtgctcgtagtcaccgtcaagAAAGCCGTTGCCCCGGCCGGCGGCCTGATCCGGCGTGCATGCTCACGCCATGGCTGACGCGGCTCCGTCTCAAAGGGATCAAGATTTTTTTTCCATAGAGAGCTGTAGATCTTTGTTTCAAGTTCCAAGCGAGATATGGGTATCTTTGTTAGGCTCTGATGCTCTCTGAACCTGAGTTTGTGGACTTGGTATAGCATGTACGCTTCCTTTGACCGAATGTTCTTCTTgccaaaaaaagagagagagagagagagagagagagagagagagagagagagagagagagagagagagagagagagagagagagagagagagagagagagagagagagagagagaagaactTCACATTTGTGCTATTTTCATGTAGTCTGTTTTTCTCCTTATAAGGCGTTCAATTATGGAAACAAAGTTGAACTATGGCAGTAAATTTGGAGCAAATTTACATTCCGCTCTCATGATCTCATCTGCAAATGCAATCGAATCTTTTCTTCGTCCACGGAATTGAAGGCTTCTTTACTCTCTTCTCCACACGCTGACACGCCTCCTCCCTCCCCATATATAATAATCAGGAAACATTCTTCCGGGCTCCCCGGCAACCCCAAACTGAAGGATCGTGCGCCGTTCGTATCGACGGGCTCATGCTCATCCAGCTCGTGCGCCGGGTGCTCAGGGGCAGTTCGGAGGCGAGCAGCAGCTCCGCGGAGAGACGAAGCAGAGGGCAGCTGCAGTGAGCGGAGGTGGAGGAAACGGGCGGCACCATGAggagcggcgccgccgccaccagcgTCACCTTGGAGCTGGACGTCCTCGACTGCACCGTCTGCTGGCTGCCCTTGTGCCGTCCAGTATTCCAGTATTACATTCGTGAACCCCCAAATTCCCAAAATCTTGGTTTTCTTTCTCTTTTGCTTTTAAGTGCCGCAATCTCCTTGTGGTGCCGGTGCAAATTTTGAGTTCTTTGGAGCGTTGATTTTTTTATGAGAGTTTAGTTAGGGCTGGATTTGGTTGCTTACTGAAATAGTACTAGCTAGGCTAGACAACAATACTGTCGAGGTAAAAGCTTTTTTAATTTCTCTTTGTTTTTTAGGTTCGTTTGTGTGCTGGATTTAAAATCCCCTTTTCAGGATAGGCTCTAGTTAGACTCCAACCAACCATATGTTACTATGTATTTGATGCCGTTAGTACAATCTGCCATTGTTTTGACTTTTGAAAAGGCAACAAAATTTTGATTCATGGTTAGTTTTGATGACCGCATTATCGATGCTGCTTTAGAGTTTAAAGAATAGCCAACAATTTCAACATGTGCCAGAAACCCATGACtaatctttttcttttttgaatgAGCCATTCCTGTAAGAGTAACAAAAAAACATTATATTTTATACAAACTAAATACAGGTAACAAGTCTTGAAAAGAAAATACCACTTTGATTCACCTAAAGACCAATATTAGATATTGGTGTAATGCATTTTATGCTAGTTCCATATATAGCGTTTATCTTGAATCTTAAACTTAACTACTTGACCATTCAGCTACACTATATATTGCAAGTTCACTCGGGAATTGAGTTAGATGTGTCTATTTCGTCAAAAGACAGTGGTTTCAGTTATAGCAGAGAGATGTTCATAGCTCTAGCACTTCTGCTATTTAAAGTATCAACAACTGACAGCTCTATGCCTCTATTGCTAGGTACCCACTACTCCATATGACAAACATTGCCATCTATGAAATCTTTTTTTCAAGGAACTATTCTAATGCCATACTCCTACTTAGGAATATGAATGTAGATGCTCACcattgcaaaaaaaaaagataaataaTGTTTTGGAGCAAATTTGTCGATTATGATCTGAACAGAATAGGAGCCATTCCAGTAACCAAATAGAGCTTACAACAAAATTCTATCTGATATGGGCACCCAGTTCCATACTTCCATGCAACTAAAGTACCAAATGTTTGCTGTCCTACTGGATTCTCAACATGGGAATAACTTTGTATTTTGTTCGTCCAAGGTGGCTGTGCATCTATTGTTACTTTATGCATTACTACATGCTTAGGAGTTAGGATGTGAGCTCATATTGTTTTATCTCCATTCATTTGTCAGTGTGCCGTGGGGCATCTCATACGCTCATCCTGCCTTGCCAAGCTCCCAAACAGGAAGAAATGCCACACCTGCTCCCGCAAAGGCTACTACAACCGCTGCTACTCCATGGAAAAAGTCCTCGGATCTATGCAGGTTCCTTGCTCCAACGCCAGGTATGGCTGCACCGTGAAGACCAGCTACCACCAGAAGCAGGACCACGAGGCGACATGCCCCCATGAGCTCTGCTTCTGCCCCGGAAGCGGTTGCGACTTCAGCGGACGATCACCCGCGACGCTCCTTCGCCACTTCACCGACCACGGCTGGCCCTCCACCGAGTTCAGCTACGGGGCCTCCTTCCGCGTCGCCGCGCAGGAAGAGGTTCGCGTCCTCGTCGGCGACGACGACCACCTgttcctgctcgccgtggagccGTCGGAGCCGTCCGGCTGTGTCCTCGTCTCGGTGGTCTCCGTGCGGCCTCGCGACGCCAAGCCCGAGTTCCGGTGTTCCATGTACTTGGGCTCCTGGAAGAACCGGAGCCGCACCGAGTCCAAGTTCCAGGTGCCAAGCACGACGTTCTCTGGCGGGATGGGGACGCCACAGGACTGCGTCATGTTCAGCGTGCCCAAGTTCTACCTGGAGAAGGACAGCAAGATCAGTGTCATGTCATCATGCACAAAGACCACGGCTGAAGCCTCTCTAGAGTGCTCAGCGGTGGACCAGCAGATCAGCTGATCTAATCAATTGGGAACTAGGCTGTCATAGTATGTTTTTATTCCCCTTTTGGATGCTGATAGGCGTGTCAAAATGTCACCTCGTCTAAGCAGTAGTGTTTACTGTTTAGTTTCAAGTACACCAATAGTCAGTAGCTTGATTTTCGTGTTGTCTAACAgacaagaaaaaccaaaatacagATTGCGAGTTACGTCCACTTTAAATTCCGGTAGCCATTCCTGTGATCAGTAGCTATAAATACTTTACACGGCCGATTACTAGGATTTTTCGTAAGCCTGGAATTTCTTAGAATTTATTTGAAGTGGCTCCTTGTTCTTTTTAGGGAAAAATTAGAATATATAAATCTCAGATAGCGGGCCGTGTCCATCCCTCTCTCCAGCCCCACTCATCTTTTGCTTCTTGGGCTCTTGGCCCATCTTCACCTTCACTCTATACTTGGCCCAACACCAGCGGCCGACGCCGCCCGTGCGGCCAGTCCCCTCCCCTCCACCCCACCTCCGCTGCACCCTCCTCTCCACGCTGGGACGCGACAGGAGAACGGAGATCACCGCGGCTGCGTAGCCGCCACCGGATTGCCGTAGTTCCGGTGAGCAAATTCGCACATCACGTTGCGTCGCGCTACACCCTGTACTAGCTGCCGTATCCAAAAATTGATTTTGTTCTTTTTCTCCGTGGCCGTAAAAATTGATTCTTTTCCTCTTCCGGCCCTATCACCGCCGCCGTGCGTCCCGTGCCCCTCGGTGAGCAGCTCGTGCCTGATTGGTGGGTTTCGGGCGGTTGAGGGATGAGCGACACCGCCCCCGGTAAACGAAGAGCGGATGCGGAACCGCAGCAAGAAGAGAGTTGCCGCAAGAGGAAGGATGGCGCCGCCACCAGCGTCACCGTGGAGCTAGAGGTCCTCGACTGCCCCGCCTGCTATGAGCCCCTGCGGCCTCCAATAtttcaggtgcattcgttgtgcCCCCCAAAGTCATCACcagcttttcttttcctttgttGCAGTATCCTTTCGTTAATGGTCGGAAATTCAGACGAGAGTTCATTGAATCTTTTGGTCTATTTGATAATATAGTGCTAAAAATGCTTTCTGACCATCTGATCTATTGGTCTTCAAAAAAGAAGACCATTTGATCTATTTGACTATGTAATTGTTGCACAAACTAAGCATCATTAGGAACACATTAATTTCACGGTAAACTATTGGTTTGAGGACTTCTATAGATATGCGGCATAATCTCCCTTTCCAATTAGGTCCTAATATTTTGAGTAAGCAGCACAACTTTGGACTGGGTAGTAGGCTTCATAACCTCCTTATTAATGGTGCTGTGCTTTGATCTTAAGATATTAGAAAACGACAAGAAGGAAAGCTAGAGTTTagtttaaaaaaaaaaaagaaagctaGAGTTAGTAGCGTCTTTCTTTCGAACAGGCACGGCAGACCCCCTATTAATAATCCGATCTGTGAATGAGCCACTGCAGAACCCAAAGTACATTTTAGACAAATATTGAGTGCACAGATAAACAGGTCTTACAGAAAAAAAAAAATGGTGCATTAAAGAAATACTACTTTGATACACCTTAAATCCACTATTACCATTTATCAATCTTCATGTAATTCACGTATGCTAGTGCCAATGTGCCATAGCACCGATCTTGAATCTTAACTTCTTAAATGTAACCGTGTAAGTTGTTGATCGTTCAATAAATAATATATTGCAATTTCATCCAGAAGAAAAGGCTATGTTGAGTTAGATGCTTTGTGGTCCTAGACAATACTTTTAGCTATAACAGACCAGAGCTCTAGTACTTTGGCTAGGTACACATAACTGACTGCTAACTGATAGAAACTTGATTCTAACATTCTACCAAATAGAGACCACACTGCTAAATTTAGCCTCTTGAACCTACAAATTTTGTGTTGAAATTTTTCTGCTGTAATTTATGCTCCCTCCACAAGCGATGTTAGAATTCCCCACTTCTCTGTATGCCTAAACATCGCCCTTGATGAACTTTCTATTTCAAGGAACTATTCTAAGGTCATACTTATGGACCTATGTGATGCCCTTTGTTGAAAAGAACACCATACGATGTTTTAAACATGTATGCTATGATCAGAACAACCCAGGAGTATCCTACTCTCGGCTTGCATTTCTATCTTCTATGCTCATACCTACTTATTAGTTCGAGCGTATGACTAGCAGTTAAAAAGCAATGTGATGTGCTTACTGCAATCTT
Protein-coding sequences here:
- the LOC112892796 gene encoding putative E3 ubiquitin-protein ligase SINA-like 6 produces the protein MRSGAAATSVTLELDVLDCTVCWLPLCRPCAVGHLIRSSCLAKLPNRKKCHTCSRKGYYNRCYSMEKVLGSMQVPCSNARYGCTVKTSYHQKQDHEATCPHELCFCPGSGCDFSGRSPATLLRHFTDHGWPSTEFSYGASFRVAAQEEVRVLVGDDDHLFLLAVEPSEPSGCVLVSVVSVRPRDAKPEFRCSMYLGSWKNRSRTESKFQVPSTTFSGGMGTPQDCVMFSVPKFYLEKDSKISVMSSCTKTTAEASLECSAVDQQIS